GGGTCTAATGCTGACTCGGTCGTAGAATACGTGCTGGCGGCACTTTTTGAGTTGGCGGTGCGCCGGGGGATTTCGCTGCGTGGACGGGTGGCAGGCATTGTCGGTTGTGGGCATATTGGCGGTCGGCTAGCTCGTCGGTTGCCGGCATTTGGGCTCGAAGTGCTTTGCTGCGATCCTCCGCTGGCAGAGCAACGCGGGTTTGCGGATTTTGTCTCGCTGGAACGGTTGTTGCAAGAAGCCGACGTGATCACGCTGCATGTGCCCTTAACGCAAACAGGGCCCTATCCGACCTATCACCTGATCGACGCCGCTGCTTTGGCGCATATGCGTGCTGCGGCTTGGTTGCTTAACACCGCACGTGGAGCGGTGGTGGATAGCCAGGCCCTGCTAACAGCCCGTCGTCAAGGCCGGCCAGCTGCTGTGGTTTTAGATGTCTGGGAAAACGAGCCTGCGCCTGATCCAGAGCTGATCGCCTATGTTGATCTGGCTACCCCACACATTGCCGGTCACTCTTTTGAAGGGAAGCTCCAAGGTACCCTTATGCTGGCGGAGGCCTTGGCGCATCAGCTTGAGCTTCAGCTTGAGTTAAACAGCTGGGCTTTTCTACAAGAAGATGCCCAAACGTGCTGGGAGCTTATTCCGCCTGATCCAGGCCTTTCAGAAACCGAATGGTTAGCTAACCTGGTGCGGCAAATGTATGATATTGCTGCCGACGATGCCCGCTTTCGCACCCTAATGCATCAGGCTTCTACTACGCAGCGGGCTGAACGTTTTCTCCTGCTACGGCGCAATTATCCACGCCGTCGCAGTTTTTCCCGATACCGTATCGAGCGCGCCCGCGTTCCTGAAGCACTCCGTGAGGCAGTGGCCCAGGGTTTGGGCGTTCAGCTCATCGACGCTCAGTAGCCATAAGCACGCAGCAGCGCATCTCGATTGCGCCAGTCTTCTCGTACTTTGACGTGCAGCTGTAAATAGACCGGGCGGCCCAGAAAAGCTTCAATGTCCTGACGTGCTGCCATGCCTAGACGTTTGAGCGCTTGTCCCCCTTTGCCAATGAGGATAGCCTTTTGCGTGGGGCGCTCCACGATGATTTCGGCGTCGATGAAGTCTTTCCCTTCTGGCCGCTCTTTGTAGTCCACAATGTTTACCTGGGTTGCATAGGGAATTTCCTCGCGGAATTGCTCGAAAATTTTTTCTCGGATGATTTCGGCTACAAAGAACCGTTCTGGATGTTCGCTGAGCTGATCTTTCGGATAAAAAGGAGGGCCGGCTGGCAAGTGCTGAATGATTTCCTGCAGCAGCACGTCTAGGTTATACCCTGTCAAAGCCGAGATGGGCACCACTGCTGCAAAGGGATGCAGCTGGGTGTACGTTTGCACCAGCGGTAGCGCTTGCTCT
This Rhodothermus bifroesti DNA region includes the following protein-coding sequences:
- a CDS encoding 4-phosphoerythronate dehydrogenase, yielding MHLLPGIPRPLRILADENIPFVAEVFKGFGVVRPLPASQITPEAVRNCDVLLVRSVTRVDAALLDGSRVQFVGSATGGIDHVDLEYLRQRGIAFAYAPGSNADSVVEYVLAALFELAVRRGISLRGRVAGIVGCGHIGGRLARRLPAFGLEVLCCDPPLAEQRGFADFVSLERLLQEADVITLHVPLTQTGPYPTYHLIDAAALAHMRAAAWLLNTARGAVVDSQALLTARRQGRPAAVVLDVWENEPAPDPELIAYVDLATPHIAGHSFEGKLQGTLMLAEALAHQLELQLELNSWAFLQEDAQTCWELIPPDPGLSETEWLANLVRQMYDIAADDARFRTLMHQASTTQRAERFLLLRRNYPRRRSFSRYRIERARVPEALREAVAQGLGVQLIDAQ
- the era gene encoding GTPase Era: MTSPSPLLIDPSQLPPEHRSGYVAIVGKPNVGKSTLMNALLGHKLSIVTPKPQTTRHRVLGILSGDTYQIVFLDTPGVLKKTRYKLHEHMMRTVSQAIADADLVVFMADATQEAPDTFSLGYLGERPAILALNKMDLVRTEQALPLVQTYTQLHPFAAVVPISALTGYNLDVLLQEIIQHLPAGPPFYPKDQLSEHPERFFVAEIIREKIFEQFREEIPYATQVNIVDYKERPEGKDFIDAEIIVERPTQKAILIGKGGQALKRLGMAARQDIEAFLGRPVYLQLHVKVREDWRNRDALLRAYGY